The following proteins come from a genomic window of Anopheles ziemanni chromosome 3, idAnoZiCoDA_A2_x.2, whole genome shotgun sequence:
- the LOC131286795 gene encoding uncharacterized protein LOC131286795 has translation MFVMLSVRTTTSVRERHAETVQKAININQLIRNISNRKHPRTVEPSKRPPQQPEQPAQQPDQPETTISSIIKRTKYHNRRSSNASSGARESPARPELNNAKQNSGSSGSSSTSSSISCGDTPEIGYQQQQQKPKTINIERNCNSIRRVTEKIDKTVHLIGTVVPIVTGGKPTGDKQHQHQHQHEQQPVTLCTISQPSKYQLPSEIRELSVELAKPSQFEQSCAAVKVQTELVLAATVGPTIRTLTAKVATVKSAPPTATGYSIAPPDQPQQQQQQHHSNAASNLNVNQQSDATDKGKSKFLLPELNNFRKPPTVQVPVATILNDLSPVPAPVKVTNKITNSNPMSPMTPAGLQSNSPDVKAMRYYRLWIYTCNAVLLMAVIVFCGVAGKILLSDYKRLLVNGLSLTQPSFIYAYLALLVQSGFLQLIGCLGALRLSEKLLNAYWLLLLVLLIGDAMLGIFWMFKFDKVIHDLQPMLRYRLAHEYGNSPELTELWDRLQNEGRCCGVTGPQDFALNANRTYPTSCCTSDITEQISIGRRPLASAIVFRGADDPTAAVAAATELAASTLKDTLLMSRNFSDLSDSWSLITAPSSSSSTSGTSGSSTSEASGSIFDSTLPDVADSIAAAGQSDSGSSSSDSSSFSIASSTHGSSGNSFSSTTGSTSGGSGSPVGVSGSNFVSGGETEEIKTIVTCRAVYPQGCADRIVSWLRHTADILFVLGYCVIAFLKLCFLGILRYEIKEMIQKIKLLQTEMSGAILNGVDCDQQQIQQFTLLQQVTSTSVNGGIHAEPKVGNRDRERTRVGSAESERESLLTQDNTPKQMLKHKQLYTCINEQQQQPQQQQPHSCSGGAVPSGSGAAAGGGVGEAACGCESDTNSNCALLVEDPNTASLLSSATGTTKTINGNNNYELCEFDAKVPTYRLLNAPTVTKI, from the exons ATGTTTGTGATGCTGTCAGTTCGCACAACAACCTCCGTTCGTGAACGGCACGCCGAAACGGTCCAGAAGGCAATCAACATCAACCAACTCATTCGCAACATCAGCAACCGAAAGCACCCTCGGACCGTTGAACCATCGAAGCGCCCGCCGCAGCAACCGGAGCAGCCAGCGCAGCAACCGGACCAACCCGAGACAACtatcagcagcatcatcaaacGGACCAAGTACCACAACCGTCGCAGCAGCAACGCCAGCAGTGGAGCACGGGAGAGTCCAGCCAGACCGGAGCTCAACAACGCCAAGCAAAACAGCGGGAGTAGCGGTAGCAGCagtaccagcagcagcatcagctgTGGTGATACGCCGGAGATTGGataccagcagcaacagcagaagcCGAAGACGATCAACATCGAGCGGAACTGCAACAGCATCCGGCGGGTGACGGAGAAGATCGACAAAACCGTGCACCTCATCGGAACCGTTGTGCCTATCGTGACCGGGGGAAAACCGACCGGCGATAAGcaacaccagcaccagcaccaacacGAGCAGCAACCGGTGACACTGTGTACCATCTCGCAGCCGAGCAAGTACCAGCTGCCGAGCGAAATCCGCGAACTGTCCGTCGAGCTCGCCAAGCCCAGCCAGTTCGAGCAGAGCTGTGCCGCCGTCAAAGTTCAGACCGAGCTCGTCCTAGCGGCAACCGTCGGGCCCACGATCAGGACGCTGACGGCCAAGGTCGCCACGGTGAAGTCTGCCCCGCCGACCGCCACCGGCTATTCGATTGCCCCGCCCGATCAgccacaacagcagcagcagcagcatcatagCAACGCTGCCAGCAATCTCAACGTCAACCAGCAGTCCGACGCCACCGACAAGGGCAAGTCAAAGTTTCTGCTGCCGGAACTGAACAACTTTCGGAAACCACCAACTGTACAG GTACCTGTGGCAACTATACTGAACGACCTTAGCCCAGTGCCTGCGCCAGTCAAAGTTACCAATAAAATTACCAACTCAAACCCTATGAGTCCTATGACCCCCGCCGGGCTACAGAGTAACTCGCCGGACGTTAAGGCCATGCG GTACTACAGATTGTGGATATACACATGCAACGCTGTGCTCCTGATGGCAGTCATTGTATTCTGTGGCGTTGCTGGTAAGATTCTACTCTCCGACTACAAGCGCCTGCTAGTGAACGGATTAAGTCTGACGCAGCCCAGTTTCATTTATGCTTACTTGGCTTTGCTGGTGCAATCAG GTTTCCTACAACTGATAGGGTGTCTCGGTGCCTTAAGACTGTCGGAGAAATTGTTAAACGCTTACTGGTTACTTTTACTCGTATTGTTGATAGGGGACGCCATGTTAggcattttttggatgttcaaATTCGACAAGGTCATACATGACCTCCAGCCAATGCTGAG ATACCGCTTAGCGCATGAATATGGAAATTCGCCCGAACTGACCGAACTCTGGGATCGGCTGCAGAACGAGGGACGATGCTGCGGAGTCACCGGACCGCAA GACTTCGCTCTGAACGCCAACCGAACGTACCCGACGTCCTGCTGCACGTCGGACATTACCGAGCAGATCAGCATAGGGCGTCGTCCGCTGGCGTCGGCCATCGTGTTCCGGGGTGCGGACGACCCGACGGCGGCGGTCGCGGCGGCCACCGAACTCGCGGCCAGCACCCTCAAGGACACGCTGCTGATGAGCCGCAACTTCAGCGACCTCAGTGATTCCTGGAGCCTCATAACGGCacccagcagcagtagta GTACCAGTGGTACGAGCGGAAGCAGTACGAGTGAGGCCAGCGGTAGCATCTTCGACAGCACGTTACCCGACGTGGCGGACAGTATAGCAGCGGCCGGCCAAAGCGATAGCGGTAGCAGCAGTAGTGATAGTAGTTCCTTCAGCATCGCCAGTTCCACCCACGGCAGCAGTGGGAACAGCTTCAGTTCCACGACCGGCAGCACGTCCGGCGGCAGTGGGAGCCCGGTGGGGGTCAGCGGTAGCAACTTCGTTTCCGGTGGCGAAACGGAGGAAATCAAAACGATAGTAACGTGTCGGGCGGTCTATCCACAG GGCTGTGCGGATCGGATCGTGTCCTGGCTTCGACACACGGCCGACATACTGTTCGTACTCGGCTACTGTGTGATAGCGTTCCTGAAGCTGTGCTTCCTCGGTATCCTCCGGTACGAGATCAAGGAAATGATTCAGAAGATTAAGCTGCTGCAGACGGAAATGTCCGGCGCAATACTGAACGGGGTCGACTGCGACCAGCAGCAGATCCAGCAG TTCACCTTATTGCAGCAAGTGACGAGCACCTCGGTGAACGGGGGCATCCACGCCGAGCCGAAGGTGGGCAATCGGGACCGGGAGCGAACGCGCGTCGGCTCGGCGGAAAGCGAACGGGAGTCGCTGCTGACGCAGGACAACACTCCCAAGCAGATGCTGAAGCACAAGCAGCTCTACACGTGCATCaacgaacagcagcagcagccccagcagcaacagccacATTCATGCAGTGGCGGTGCCGTACCCAGTGGAAGTGGGGCTGCTGCGGGTGGAGGTGTTGGTGAGGCCGCATGTGGCTGCGAGTCGGACACCAACTCCAACTGTGCGCTGCTGGTGGAGGACCCGAACACCGCCTCGCTGCTGTCATCCGCGACCGGCACGACCAAGACAATAAACGGTAACAACAACTACGAGCTGTGCGAGTTCGACGCCAAGGTGCCCACCTACAG ACTGCTGAACGCCCCGACGGTAACTAAGATCTGA